A window of Gossypium hirsutum isolate 1008001.06 chromosome D13, Gossypium_hirsutum_v2.1, whole genome shotgun sequence genomic DNA:
AAAGCAAACTCCATCAAGATTAGCTAGGTAATTATGGGGGACAGTTTTGGAGCAAAAATATAAAAGCAAATGCAAAGTttagatttaacaaagaaaaagataaaaacactGGTGCTTGGTTTaaataatttcacattttcagGATAATGTAGGATTTCAAaacaacttttttattattatttgaatttcaaAGATTAAGATTGCGGATGGCTTGGCAAAAGATAGAGTTTACAAGACCTTTGTAGAGACATATTTACATGCAACCACATGTGTTTAAAGAGGGGAATAAGGTTGATGAAGTGTTTCAGATATTCCACGATGATTAAGATGAAGGGCATTGTCTTATCTAATTTATCTTCGATTTAATACTTCTTttgtaaccaaaaaaaaaaatgtaaactgtcactatacaaaatattaattcataaattaAAGGGTGATTATTTGATATATTGTGATAGAAGTTTTTTAGACTCCACATGAGGGTTGAGGGTGTAactgttgggaagaaaccgaacaaccgaaacaaagcgaaagcacaaccggtgttctttctctccctataactcctgtcaaaaattatggcaagcacaatagcacaagatatgttctctagcaaccttaatcaaccacaaatcaactaatgcaaccacaacaaaaataaatagagacaccgatatttttacgtggaaaacccctctaaattaagggtaaaaaccacgggactttagagtccgataaagagctccactatcatcaaatgttcggctacaagatcacaatatcaagcctacaacaagcattcaactccgacaaggctaacaatatgtaatctttagcaaaagagagaaaaatgagataACATCACCAAAAaagtagctgctgaaaaatgggtatttccgacacTACAAGCCTCGGATGAAagatccgaccgtacaaagtcaagaacaccttatcacctagctgctgtccaaaaatcagctcaatctaaccacggatggaccttcgatcgaggagttgatcactgctgcaccaagcttgaaaaaactgattttttttattctctttttctccaacgagttttttttttttaatctcactCTCTGTTTTTATCTCTTTTAAATTGAGAATTTGACACTCAATAATAATAGAGAGACAAAACATTatggcagaaaatatgggtttcccacatagtgggacccatacccaacagtAACAAGTGTcacatttatttaaataattaattttcttatACTACACCTTATAATACACTTGTCAAACACTCAACCTGCTTGTGAATACTTAAAAACTATGTTCgtaatgtatcaaataatttttcataattgcaagtagataaaataaaatgttaaaaactgaaatatataaaaaaagttataaattataaaattaaaaaaatatatattaatgtatcaAGTACTAACccataatatattttaacaactCATTAATGATATGCTTCAAAAACTTTCTTTAAATTGTGATCATGCATGAAGCAATTAACAGCTTTGGTGATTACGCCAGTCCAGGAATACAAGAGAAGCACCATAATGAGCCAATGCACCCATGACCACCATGacgtgaaatatttgatgactatGGCCGGCTAAGTCGAACCATCCGGGCTTGAACCGCTCCGGGACTCTGCTAACGTAGAACATGACCCCGGTTATGTAGAATATAGATGTGGCGAATTCGTAGGCGAGGGCGATGTTGCGGCGCAGATTAGACCAGTTGGCGATCGCGGCGTGAGTTCCGGGGACGATGCCGAAGAGCCCCATAGAAGCGAAGAGTAACGCTCGAAAGGGTCGGAATTTGTTGGTCGACATGGCTGGTGATAGCAGTGTCACAATGGTGAACAAGCCTAGAACCGTGATCCCACCAAGGTAGATGAACTGCCATTGCGGATCACATGGAAAACTGTAATAGACCGGTGGGAAAAACGTTGCGATGATCATGATGGCGATCCCGGTGTAGTCCAGTCGCATCAACATGATGTTTAGCCGGTGCGAGTGGCAAGAAAAGAGATGGCAAATGCTGCTCGATAGAAGACAGAACATGGAGCCTGCTAACAATACGTAGAACGGCCACCGTGTTACGGGCGTCTCCGTGAGGGTAATGTCTGATTCCGAAGCAGTTATTGGCTTCAAATCGATGAGATTCGACGCTGTTCCCTGCAATTCTCCGAAACCAGGGCCATGGCATAATCAAAATTGAGCTTCTTACAGTGATCAATGTAATTAATCGATGAATAAATGCCACTCACCAGAACAAGGTCTTGAGAAACATTGATGTTGCCACTAACAGGAAATGACCTGCATTAATATTGTATAACATAAATTCTTGATTTAagtccatccatccatccataAACAATATGACTTTTCTATCTTCGACTAtatagaatttatttaattttcttaaacaagttaataaagaaaaaaaaaagggaattcAAAATTATGCAAAGATTAAGAACTATCACTTCTGCTTACCAAAATATTAACAAATTAAGCCAAAAAAAACAGTGATTAATTATTATCAGtacttgtaataaaaaataaagtataaaaatatatatgccaTAATTAGATGGTGACACATGTCACCAATAGGCCTGTAGCAGAAAAATTAACCGAATAATATAATAGTTtagaaatttaatgaaataatatttgatataGTGCGAGTGGAATTTTTAGACTCCATGATAAGTATTAGAGTATTGGTAAATATGGTatagtataatattaaaatatatattaaaaaaataacaattttcttctttttatgtCTACTCTCAAattcataaataggagaataatacgTTTCAACGCACTCAAACTCATGTTCTCTTACGTTGACAACAATATCATGCCAATAGCGCTAAAACTCAATTGACAACACATGacaattttctaaaattatttgtgaaataaaaaaatccactgctaatattttaaataccaaCCCAAATTTAATTAGAACGTCTAgagaccaatttaaaatttctccCATAATTACAGCAATTAACTCATAAGTATTActgaaaaaaaggtaaaattcgTTAAAATTAAGGACTAAGACCTGTAAACGAACCTGGTTATGAAGGCAATGAGATCCAATACCTGTGGGACTTCAATCAAACTCGCCATTGTTAATCCCAGAAATAGAACAAACCCAAATAAGTGCCTACACAATTCATCATAAgaaaaatcaaaactaaaaatttcaaaaaaatcataaaccaaGAAAAGATAGaccctttcaaaaaaaatttgcgATGGTTATAAATTCCTCGATTGATATTGTTTTTGATGTTTCGTTTCCTAACTTTATGAGAGTCGAGGTACCTGGAGAGGTAACAAATTCATTAAAATCTCGATATTTATATTTGGTTAGATTTGAACCAATACCTTAATATCtgagatatttttttaaaaaaatttctgacAATACTTtgcaaattttgaaataaaaaatccctaaaaaacaaaagattattaaaaataattaacaaaacagggtttttgtttttcttcaacATACGTCCAAACATTAAGTGTTTCGTTGTGCCAACGAAAGATGCTAAAGAGAGCTTCTCTGAGAGGCCAGTTAGCCCTATAATAATTCACAATAAACTCATTGTCCTTCATGTACTCCGGCAACTCCTTGTACGACACCAAACCATATGACGATGATGGCAGCAGCAGCGACGGCGATCGTACTCTTTTCTTCAATTTTCCCGCCTCGACAGGTTTAGCAACGAGCTTAGAATCGAGGGTCGAATCCATAATTAACAATGAATGTAATGACCCTAGGAGAAAGTTGAGACATTTATATTGCAAGAGTATAGGGATTTGAATGCGGGAAtggtggatgaaattgaaagcaATAAGAGAATTTCGTTTTGGTATTCCTTTGTTGACTGAAAGGAGTTATTGAGGTTCGTAGTTCGGAGAATGGCAGATGCCTTAATTACACCAACGGGAATATTTATGGATGGGAGAGAAAAACTAAAGGTCTAATTCAGTTTCAGTCActttattatactaatttttacgatttaatcccttTATTATCTTAATTTATACTATGTTTGATCGAGTCGGCCTCACCCATCAACTAAGTTCCAACttagttgtaaaattaccaaacgCTCATTCCTTTTGCAAAGCAACGGATGTTATTTTGACGGCATTTAcgtctttttatattttgataaatacaTACACGGGATGAGAATTATAAGATTTGAATATAAATcattataagaaataaaaatatagggataAAATTTTGTTTACGGTTAGAATTTGATATACATCAACCTTCTCTATAAAAGTTTCATTTGTCTACTAAAATTTTAGATGTTATAGAGAAATGCACTTATACACCTATGGCAACATTTGatttcaaatatattaataatattatgaatTAGTGagcaaagattttttttatttaataaaatatgattaatatattttatataaaaatttaaatattttattgaaataatatgtttacaaaaattaaaataagaggTTGTTATAGAGAAATAATTAGTGAAGAGTGCACTTCATACTTTATGGTTATTTTCATCGAGCAACctcaaatgaaaatttatttgtttaatccTTAAtgtaatgataaaaatttattttaactcttaagaaattaaaactcaaaatttggtctctaaaaattcttttttacattaatataataataaatctcaaaatttataatttaaattttgacaTGAAAAATGTGTGGGAGTGCATTTAATATTTGCACGTAAAAGCAAAACCAAAGCGTGCGAGAAAAGGATTGTTGTTAGAATGAATGGGAATTTTCAACTTTTGAACAAgcacaaataaatatataaataattgaaattttgacccttaaattatgatatttttccgTTTAGGCACTTAAACTATCTTTTATTAGAAATGGTatctaaactttaattttaattccgtttttatttttattcaatcaaattatgaagtttaatattttttttctttctctcctctCCTCGtagtttttttctttcatcatcatcatcatcatctttttcttcctcttcttcctcctctCTCTCTTCCGTTAAACACACATACACTCTCTCTCCTCAGTATCTTCTATACTTTCCCTCTCAGTATCCTCGAGAGCAATTGATAAAATGAAGCTTATAGAAGTTCTAACCTTGAGTAAAGGATGTATACAAGTGTTTCCATCTTCTATTGTATAAAAAATTGGTTGGATCCGAAATCAATATTTTGTAAAAGTAAGGTGTTTTCAAGAAATTATCTTAAAAATAGTTATTTCTCTATCGTGTGCAAAACGATTAAGAAATACTCTTCTCAGGATAAATGTCTTTACTCGAATGAAATAATTTGTACTGTACTACGAATTGTTTTAAACCGGAATAAAATTCAGAAACACAGAAGAAAGAATATAATTTTAATGGCACCTTTCGCTCATAACTCAATTCCACATATGTCAATTCTTATTTTTGGTGTCTATATATAGAATACTAAGAGGAACCTACATGACTCTTTGAAAGGACACAACTTT
This region includes:
- the LOC107943739 gene encoding heptahelical transmembrane protein 1 — its product is MDSTLDSKLVAKPVEAGKLKKRVRSPSLLLPSSSYGLVSYKELPEYMKDNEFIVNYYRANWPLREALFSIFRWHNETLNVWTHLFGFVLFLGLTMASLIEVPQVLDLIAFITRSFPVSGNINVSQDLVLGTASNLIDLKPITASESDITLTETPVTRWPFYVLLAGSMFCLLSSSICHLFSCHSHRLNIMLMRLDYTGIAIMIIATFFPPVYYSFPCDPQWQFIYLGGITVLGLFTIVTLLSPAMSTNKFRPFRALLFASMGLFGIVPGTHAAIANWSNLRRNIALAYEFATSIFYITGVMFYVSRVPERFKPGWFDLAGHSHQIFHVMVVMGALAHYGASLVFLDWRNHQSC